In the genome of Lacerta agilis isolate rLacAgi1 chromosome 2, rLacAgi1.pri, whole genome shotgun sequence, one region contains:
- the METTL23 gene encoding methyltransferase-like protein 23 isoform X1 — MCEPECKFSVREYRFAGELQEEEEEEEERDQLVVLIPEVLDPQYGMYVWPCAVVLAQYVWFHRRLVCGKRILEIGAGVSLPGIVAAKCGAEIILSDNAESPECLDNCRRSCQMNNLSGVYVIGLTWGHVSPSLLALPPVDIILASDVFFEPEDFEDVLSTVHYLMEKNPHAQFWTTYQIRSADWTIEGLLHKWEMESISVPLQSFEANKEQLAGSTLPGRHTIEMLVLTTKKATKSDPVTV, encoded by the exons ATGTGCGAGCCGGAATGCAAATTCAGTGTGAGGGAGTACAGGTTTGCAGGAGagcttcaggaggaggaggaggaggaagaagaaagagatcAGCTAGTGGTGCTTATTCCTGAG GTCCTTGATCCCCAATATGGCATGTACGTTTGGCCCTGTGCAGTGGTTCTGGCCCAATATGTATGGTTTCATAGACGACTAGTCTGCGGCAAGAGAATTTTGGAG ATTGGAGCAGGTGTGAGTCTTCCTGGGATAGTGGCAGCAAAATGTGGAGCAGAAATTATATTGTCAGATAATGCAGAATCCCCTGAGTGTTTGGACAACTGTCGAAGAAGCTGCCAGATGAATAACCTCTCAGGAGTATATGTCATAGGACTCACCTGGGGTCATGTATCACCCAGTCTATTGGCCTTACCTCCAGTGGACATTATTTTGGCATCAGACGTTTTTTTCGAACCAGAAG ACTTTGAAGATGTTTTAAGTACAGTGCACTACCTAATGGAAAAGAATCCACATGCTCAGTTCTGGACTACATATCAAATCAGAAG TGCTGACTGGACTATTGAAGGACTGCTTCACAAATGGGAAATGGAAAGCATCTCTGTGCCCTTGCAATCCTTTGAGGCCAACAAGGAACAACTGGCAGGCTCTACTCTTCCGGGGAGACATACTATTGAAATGCTGGTCCTCACAACAAAAAAAGCAACCAAGTCAGATCCTGTTACTGTTTAA
- the METTL23 gene encoding methyltransferase-like protein 23 isoform X2, giving the protein MEVLDPQYGMYVWPCAVVLAQYVWFHRRLVCGKRILEIGAGVSLPGIVAAKCGAEIILSDNAESPECLDNCRRSCQMNNLSGVYVIGLTWGHVSPSLLALPPVDIILASDVFFEPEDFEDVLSTVHYLMEKNPHAQFWTTYQIRSADWTIEGLLHKWEMESISVPLQSFEANKEQLAGSTLPGRHTIEMLVLTTKKATKSDPVTV; this is encoded by the exons GTCCTTGATCCCCAATATGGCATGTACGTTTGGCCCTGTGCAGTGGTTCTGGCCCAATATGTATGGTTTCATAGACGACTAGTCTGCGGCAAGAGAATTTTGGAG ATTGGAGCAGGTGTGAGTCTTCCTGGGATAGTGGCAGCAAAATGTGGAGCAGAAATTATATTGTCAGATAATGCAGAATCCCCTGAGTGTTTGGACAACTGTCGAAGAAGCTGCCAGATGAATAACCTCTCAGGAGTATATGTCATAGGACTCACCTGGGGTCATGTATCACCCAGTCTATTGGCCTTACCTCCAGTGGACATTATTTTGGCATCAGACGTTTTTTTCGAACCAGAAG ACTTTGAAGATGTTTTAAGTACAGTGCACTACCTAATGGAAAAGAATCCACATGCTCAGTTCTGGACTACATATCAAATCAGAAG TGCTGACTGGACTATTGAAGGACTGCTTCACAAATGGGAAATGGAAAGCATCTCTGTGCCCTTGCAATCCTTTGAGGCCAACAAGGAACAACTGGCAGGCTCTACTCTTCCGGGGAGACATACTATTGAAATGCTGGTCCTCACAACAAAAAAAGCAACCAAGTCAGATCCTGTTACTGTTTAA
- the SRSF2 gene encoding serine/arginine-rich splicing factor 2, giving the protein MSYGRPPPDVEGMTSLKVDNLTYRTSPDTLRRVFEKYGRVGDVYIPRDRYTKESRGFAFVRFHDKRDAEDAMDAMDGAVLDGRELRVQMARYGRPPDSHHSRRGPPPRRYGSGGYGRRSRSPRRRRRSRSRSRSRSRSRSRSRYSRSKSRSRTRSRSRSTSKSRSARRSKSKSSSASRSRSRSRSRSRSRSPPPVSKRESKSRSRSKSPPKSPEEEGAVSS; this is encoded by the exons ATGAGTTACGGGCGGCCTCCGCCGGACGTGGAAGGCATGACCTCGCTGAAGGTAGACAACCTGACTTACCGCACCTCCCCGGACACGCTGCGGCGCGTCTTCGAGAAGTACGGCCGTGTCGGAGACGTCTACATCCCCCGTGACCGCTACACCAAAGAGAGCCGCGGCTTCGCCTTCGTGCGCTTCCACGACAAGCGCGACGCGGAAGATGCCATGGATGCCATGGACGGGGCCGTGCTCGACGGGCGGGAGCTGCGCGTCCAGATGGCCCGCTACGGGCGGCCGCCGGATTCCCACCACAGCCGCCGGGGGCCCCCTCCGCGCCGATACGGCAGCGGAGGCTACGGACGCCGGAGCAGGAG TCCAAGAAGACGGCGTCGCAGCCGGTCCCGAAGCAGGAGCCGCTCCAGGTCCCGCAGCAGATCGCGCTACAGCCGCTCCAAGTCCAGGTCCCGCACACGGTCCCGGTCTCGTTCCACTTCCAAGTCCAGGTCTGCCAGGAGATCGAAGTCCAAGTCGTCCTCTGCCTCCAGATCTCGCTCCCGGTCCAGGTCCAGGTCCAGGTCAAGAAGCCCCCCGCCTGTTTCAAAGAGGGAATCGAAGTCGAGGTCCCGTTCTAAGAGCCCTCCTAAGTCTCCCGAAGAAGAAGGAGCTGTGTCATCTTAA
- the MFSD11 gene encoding UNC93-like protein MFSD11 isoform X1 — protein sequence MNPETKKLLNIIVLGTAFMFMFTAFQTCGNVAQTVITNLNHTDFHGSGYTSMAVIYGVFSASNLISPSVVAIIGPQLSMFVSGIFYSIYIAVFIQPSTWSFYTASVFLGIAAAVLWTAQGNCLTINSNENTIGRNSGIFWALLQSSLFFGNLYIYFAWQGKIHISENDRRTVFIALTVISLVGTVLFFLIRTPEESNSEEEADASTDNLIERTSGQSNMTRAVGAFKRSIKLCVTKEILLLSITTAYTGLELTFFSGVYGTCIGAVNKFGTEEKSLIGLSGIFIGIGEILGGGIFGLLSKNNRFGRNPVVMLGIVVHFVAFFLIFYNMPNDAPIASIHGTDSIAFMEPSKEVAIFCSFLLGLGDSCFNTQLLSILGFLYSEDSAPAFAVFKFIQSVCAAIAYFYSNYLLLQWQLLIMAVVGFFGTLSFFTVEWEAPAFVAKNTDYSSI from the exons ATGAATCCTGAGACAAAAAAACTGTTGAACATCATTGTTCTAGGAACAGCCTTTATGTTTATGTTCACTGCTTTCCAAACATGTGGAAATGTTGCG CAAACAGTTATCACAAATTTAAATCACACTGATTTCCATGGAAGTGGCTATACAAG CATGGCTGTTATTTATGGGGTGTTTTCGGCATCCAATCTTATCTCGCCTTCGGTGGTTGCCATCATAGGACCGCAATTGTCCATGTTTGTTAGTGGTATCTTTTACAG CATATATATTGCCGTTTTTATCCAGCCTTCTACTTGGAGCTTCTACACAGCCTCTGTTTTCCTTGGAATAGCAGCTGCTG TACTGTGGACTGCTCAGGGAAACTGTCTGACAATAAATTCCAACGAAAACACCATTGGCAGAAACAGTGGCATCTTCTGGGCATTACTACAATCCAG TTTGTTTTTTGGAAATCTGTATATATACTTTGCCTGGCAAGGGAAAATTCATATATCAG aaAACGACCGTAGGACCGTCTTCATTGCTCTGACGGTGATTAGTCTTGTGGGGACCGTTCTGTTTTTTCTCATTAGGACCCCAGAAGAATCAAATTCAGAGGAAGAAGCTGATGCCTCTACTGACAACCTCATAGAACGCAC GTCTGGCCAAAGCAACATGACAAGGGCCGTTGGTGCATTTA AAAGATCCATCAAGCTGTGTGTCACAAAAGAGATTCTGCTGCTTAGCATCACAACGGCCTATACAG GTCTGGAATTAACATTCTTCTCTGGAGTGTATGGGACCTGTATAGGTGCTGTAAATAAATTTGGTACTGAAGAAAAAAGTCTGATTGGACTCTCTGGTATTTTTATTGGTATTGGAGAAATATTAG GTGGAGGAATCTTTGGCCTTCTGAGCAAAAACAATCGTTTTGGCAGGAACCCAGTGGTGATGTTAGGCATTGTGGTCCATTTTGTAGCCTTCTTTTTGATTTTCTACAACATGCCAAATGATGCCCCCATCGCCTCCATCCATGGCACAGACAGCATAGCATTCATGGAACCAAG CAAAGAAGTGGCaattttctgcagcttcttactGGGTCTAGGTGATAGCTGTTTCAACACTCAACTCCTCAGTATTTTGGGATTCCTATACTCAGAAGACAGTGCACCTGCCTTTGCAGTCTTTAAATTCATCCAG TCTGTCTGTGCCGCCATTGCATACTTCTACAGCAACTACCTGCTTCTTCAGTGGCAGCTTCTGATTATGGCCGTGGTTGGGTTCTTTGGGACACTTTCCTTCTTCACCGTGGAGTGGGAGGCCCCAGCCTTTGTGGCCAAAAACACAGATTACAGCAGCATTTGA
- the MFSD11 gene encoding UNC93-like protein MFSD11 isoform X2: MLRMAVIYGVFSASNLISPSVVAIIGPQLSMFVSGIFYSIYIAVFIQPSTWSFYTASVFLGIAAAVLWTAQGNCLTINSNENTIGRNSGIFWALLQSSLFFGNLYIYFAWQGKIHISENDRRTVFIALTVISLVGTVLFFLIRTPEESNSEEEADASTDNLIERTSGQSNMTRAVGAFKRSIKLCVTKEILLLSITTAYTGLELTFFSGVYGTCIGAVNKFGTEEKSLIGLSGIFIGIGEILGGGIFGLLSKNNRFGRNPVVMLGIVVHFVAFFLIFYNMPNDAPIASIHGTDSIAFMEPSKEVAIFCSFLLGLGDSCFNTQLLSILGFLYSEDSAPAFAVFKFIQSVCAAIAYFYSNYLLLQWQLLIMAVVGFFGTLSFFTVEWEAPAFVAKNTDYSSI; the protein is encoded by the exons ATGTTGCG CATGGCTGTTATTTATGGGGTGTTTTCGGCATCCAATCTTATCTCGCCTTCGGTGGTTGCCATCATAGGACCGCAATTGTCCATGTTTGTTAGTGGTATCTTTTACAG CATATATATTGCCGTTTTTATCCAGCCTTCTACTTGGAGCTTCTACACAGCCTCTGTTTTCCTTGGAATAGCAGCTGCTG TACTGTGGACTGCTCAGGGAAACTGTCTGACAATAAATTCCAACGAAAACACCATTGGCAGAAACAGTGGCATCTTCTGGGCATTACTACAATCCAG TTTGTTTTTTGGAAATCTGTATATATACTTTGCCTGGCAAGGGAAAATTCATATATCAG aaAACGACCGTAGGACCGTCTTCATTGCTCTGACGGTGATTAGTCTTGTGGGGACCGTTCTGTTTTTTCTCATTAGGACCCCAGAAGAATCAAATTCAGAGGAAGAAGCTGATGCCTCTACTGACAACCTCATAGAACGCAC GTCTGGCCAAAGCAACATGACAAGGGCCGTTGGTGCATTTA AAAGATCCATCAAGCTGTGTGTCACAAAAGAGATTCTGCTGCTTAGCATCACAACGGCCTATACAG GTCTGGAATTAACATTCTTCTCTGGAGTGTATGGGACCTGTATAGGTGCTGTAAATAAATTTGGTACTGAAGAAAAAAGTCTGATTGGACTCTCTGGTATTTTTATTGGTATTGGAGAAATATTAG GTGGAGGAATCTTTGGCCTTCTGAGCAAAAACAATCGTTTTGGCAGGAACCCAGTGGTGATGTTAGGCATTGTGGTCCATTTTGTAGCCTTCTTTTTGATTTTCTACAACATGCCAAATGATGCCCCCATCGCCTCCATCCATGGCACAGACAGCATAGCATTCATGGAACCAAG CAAAGAAGTGGCaattttctgcagcttcttactGGGTCTAGGTGATAGCTGTTTCAACACTCAACTCCTCAGTATTTTGGGATTCCTATACTCAGAAGACAGTGCACCTGCCTTTGCAGTCTTTAAATTCATCCAG TCTGTCTGTGCCGCCATTGCATACTTCTACAGCAACTACCTGCTTCTTCAGTGGCAGCTTCTGATTATGGCCGTGGTTGGGTTCTTTGGGACACTTTCCTTCTTCACCGTGGAGTGGGAGGCCCCAGCCTTTGTGGCCAAAAACACAGATTACAGCAGCATTTGA